In Alteromonas naphthalenivorans, one DNA window encodes the following:
- a CDS encoding HD-GYP domain-containing protein → MLKAVPIDDLKPGMYINQVLKQTGSLRMRSKGLVKHQTVINTLKSRGIQVVQVDFDKSPNHEPATDSAPNPTSETIVQAPTKVREEPSPATTSLTRNAMKEANGLYFDAVNIQNGFLSALNRGAVNDLKLVKELAQSLIDSIFDNKDALSCLTLIKNNNAYLLEHSINCSILMGMFTQFLGYDRGTIDQASLGALLMDVGMSSIPMDVHNSVQDLSAADWELMKTHVDIGVELVEQCGDISDLVLSIIAQHHERIDGSGYPKALKEMEISEFARIAGIIDTYDAMVSNRPHKESISPTQALKRLTEDNRLDQTLVNQFVTCMGVHPVGSIVRLKSGKLAIVSQQNPLITMSPIVMTFYSVSSQQYDDITRLDLSDNDDEIVSGVRPDDFNVNLSNFFQDVLVNQAPD, encoded by the coding sequence ATGCTGAAAGCAGTACCTATTGATGATCTCAAACCGGGGATGTACATCAACCAAGTACTTAAACAAACTGGCAGCTTACGGATGCGTTCAAAGGGTCTTGTAAAACACCAAACGGTTATCAATACATTAAAATCTCGCGGGATACAGGTTGTTCAAGTAGACTTCGACAAGTCTCCCAATCACGAACCAGCAACCGACTCAGCTCCCAACCCCACATCAGAAACAATCGTTCAAGCGCCTACTAAGGTAAGAGAAGAGCCGTCGCCAGCGACTACTAGCCTTACACGAAACGCAATGAAAGAAGCGAATGGGCTTTACTTTGATGCGGTAAATATACAAAACGGCTTTTTATCTGCACTTAATCGTGGTGCAGTAAACGACTTGAAATTAGTAAAAGAACTAGCCCAGAGCCTTATCGATAGCATATTTGATAACAAGGACGCCCTATCCTGCTTAACTCTGATAAAAAACAATAACGCTTACCTGCTAGAACACTCCATCAACTGTAGTATTTTAATGGGTATGTTTACCCAGTTTCTTGGCTATGACAGAGGAACCATAGACCAAGCGAGTCTAGGGGCATTGTTAATGGATGTGGGCATGTCGTCGATACCGATGGATGTTCATAACAGTGTTCAAGATTTGTCAGCGGCAGATTGGGAACTGATGAAAACCCACGTTGATATTGGTGTTGAGCTTGTGGAGCAATGCGGGGATATTTCGGATTTAGTGTTATCAATTATTGCGCAACATCACGAACGCATAGACGGCAGTGGCTACCCTAAAGCACTCAAAGAAATGGAAATTTCCGAATTTGCGCGCATTGCAGGCATTATTGATACCTACGATGCTATGGTGTCCAACCGTCCCCACAAAGAAAGTATTAGCCCCACCCAGGCCCTCAAACGACTCACCGAAGATAACAGACTCGATCAGACCTTGGTTAACCAGTTTGTCACGTGCATGGGAGTGCACCCTGTCGGCTCAATTGTTAGGCTAAAAAGTGGGAAACTTGCCATTGTCAGCCAACAAAACCCACTTATTACGATGAGCCCCATTGTGATGACATTTTATAGCGTTTCATCCCAGCAATATGATGATATTACTCGGTTAGATTTAAGTGATAATGATGATGAAATTGTTTCGGGCGTGCGGCCCGATGATTTCAACGTGAACTTATCGAATTTCTTTCAAGACGTATTGGTAAATCAAGCGCCAGACTAA